A window of Rhodopirellula halodulae contains these coding sequences:
- a CDS encoding Gfo/Idh/MocA family oxidoreductase, with the protein MTVPQASQVRRCASTPRRSFLKRSTLAAASVMLVSPEALGGPGKTAPSDQFRFAQIGVGGQGARDVRRMIHAGGTPVALCDVDVQRAGKTFCQHPDVERFTDYRIMLDEFGDEFDAVVISTPDHSHAAIGLEAIRRGKHVYMQCPMARTFDEVQRLKTAAKKSGVVLQVGNQGHSSLHMRVFLDLVESGTLGNIQSVHCWTDRPEWPQGMQSYPVGTTPPISLDWDLWLGPVADRPFGKGFLPVTWRGWSEFGTGALGDMGCHLLDPAFTALKLGLPERVTADCEQATSIAYPVWSQIEMQFGSTSVCPNGVKLTWYDGGKQPETPTIIADEERGEPGFSAGGNGCMIVGDRCTVVGSTLADEPDQVPEIVAVASDDEAELQTLRDKTRERAKALTNADGDKTLSHQEQWIHAARDGKANELLSDLEIASTMTQSALLGCIATRYPGQTLNWDASENRFQGPTEANSFLSFEPREGYSFDVS; encoded by the coding sequence ATGACCGTTCCACAAGCCAGCCAAGTTCGGCGCTGCGCTTCCACCCCGCGTCGTTCTTTTTTGAAACGCTCGACTCTCGCCGCTGCGTCGGTGATGTTGGTCTCGCCCGAGGCGTTGGGCGGTCCGGGCAAAACCGCGCCCAGTGATCAATTTCGGTTCGCTCAGATTGGCGTAGGCGGCCAGGGGGCTCGGGATGTTCGACGCATGATCCATGCGGGCGGTACCCCCGTCGCCTTGTGCGATGTCGACGTCCAACGCGCCGGCAAGACATTCTGCCAGCACCCCGATGTGGAGCGGTTCACTGATTATCGAATCATGCTGGATGAGTTTGGCGATGAATTCGATGCGGTGGTGATCAGCACGCCCGATCATTCCCACGCGGCAATTGGTTTGGAAGCCATTCGTCGCGGCAAGCATGTTTACATGCAATGCCCCATGGCGAGGACCTTTGACGAAGTCCAACGATTGAAGACGGCGGCGAAGAAATCAGGCGTTGTCTTGCAAGTTGGAAACCAAGGCCACAGCAGCCTCCACATGCGAGTATTTCTTGACTTAGTCGAATCAGGCACGCTCGGCAACATACAATCGGTGCATTGCTGGACAGATCGTCCTGAATGGCCGCAGGGAATGCAGTCCTATCCAGTTGGGACCACACCGCCCATTTCCCTCGATTGGGATCTCTGGCTGGGCCCCGTCGCGGACCGTCCTTTCGGCAAAGGTTTTCTGCCCGTGACTTGGCGCGGTTGGTCCGAATTCGGAACCGGGGCACTGGGCGACATGGGATGCCACCTGTTGGACCCCGCGTTCACCGCTCTGAAGCTGGGACTGCCTGAACGAGTGACGGCGGACTGCGAGCAAGCAACATCCATTGCCTATCCCGTGTGGTCGCAAATCGAAATGCAATTCGGTTCGACATCCGTTTGTCCCAACGGAGTGAAGCTGACGTGGTATGACGGCGGCAAACAACCAGAAACACCCACCATCATCGCGGATGAAGAACGTGGCGAGCCTGGTTTCTCGGCTGGCGGCAACGGCTGCATGATTGTCGGCGATCGATGCACCGTGGTTGGTTCAACGCTGGCGGATGAACCGGACCAAGTCCCCGAGATTGTCGCGGTAGCCAGCGATGACGAAGCGGAGCTACAAACGCTGCGTGACAAAACTCGTGAGCGTGCGAAGGCTCTCACGAACGCGGATGGTGACAAAACATTGTCTCATCAAGAGCAATGGATTCACGCCGCCCGAGACGGGAAGGCCAACGAGCTGCTGTCAGACTTGGAGATCGCCAGCACGATGACCCAATCCGCGTTGTTGGGCTGCATCGCAACACGCTACCCAGGCCAAACGCTGAACTGGGACGCCAGCGAAAATCGATTCCAAGGCCCGACGGAAGCCAACTCGTTCCTGAGTTTCGAACCCCGCGAAGGTTATTCGTTCGACGTGTCTTGA
- a CDS encoding HesB/IscA family protein, translating into MAIKLTERAAQEVMRFRKEHNFDDSMVLRIGVAGGGCSGFNYTLNFDDSFDAKADSKYDCHGVSVVVDKKSSLYLDGTEVDWYDSLEKQGFTFNNPNAVKSCGCGSSFQA; encoded by the coding sequence ATGGCAATCAAATTGACTGAACGCGCGGCACAAGAAGTCATGCGTTTCCGTAAAGAACACAACTTCGACGACTCGATGGTGTTGCGGATTGGTGTGGCTGGTGGTGGCTGCAGCGGTTTCAACTACACGTTGAACTTCGACGACAGCTTCGACGCCAAGGCGGATTCGAAGTACGACTGTCACGGCGTCAGCGTCGTGGTCGACAAGAAGAGCTCGCTGTACCTGGACGGCACCGAGGTGGATTGGTACGACAGCTTGGAAAAGCAAGGCTTCACGTTCAACAACCCGAACGCGGTCAAAAGCTGCGGTTGCGGAAGCTCTTTCCAGGCGTAA
- the nusB gene encoding transcription antitermination factor NusB, with protein sequence MIRRMSTRRRAREIVLQLLYEADLNDWRDAQTSRKFIRSRLQGRKILTDFAAELLDGTLARRDEIDAKLTKLSTNWALHRMPVTDRNVLRLGAYEILYGGTPGQVAISEALTLAKRYGGENSPRFINGVLDRLFKYHSSPESISS encoded by the coding sequence ATGATCCGTCGCATGTCCACACGTCGACGCGCACGCGAAATAGTTTTGCAGCTTCTCTACGAAGCCGATTTGAATGATTGGCGTGATGCCCAAACATCACGCAAGTTCATCCGTTCCCGGTTGCAAGGTCGCAAAATCCTCACCGATTTCGCGGCGGAGCTTCTCGATGGAACGCTGGCTCGTCGTGACGAGATCGACGCGAAGCTGACCAAGCTTTCCACCAATTGGGCGTTGCACCGGATGCCGGTCACGGATCGAAACGTGCTGCGTTTGGGGGCGTATGAAATTCTGTACGGTGGCACACCGGGCCAGGTTGCCATTTCAGAAGCTTTGACACTCGCCAAACGTTACGGCGGCGAGAACAGTCCACGGTTCATCAACGGCGTGTTGGACCGGCTGTTCAAGTATCACTCCAGCCCCGAATCCATCTCCTCATGA
- the ruvA gene encoding Holliday junction branch migration protein RuvA, with amino-acid sequence MIVSIAGTLVQVGEISVIIQAAPFDYEVYVGDYTRRQLQNQIGKEVRLHTLDYIEGNAQGGRLTPRLIGFSTLPERQFFDLFCSVDGVGVKKALRAMVRPVKELAVLIEEQDAKTLSALPGIGPATSEKIIAKLRRKMPRFALMVAGKEVADAMEAESPIVSDTFDALVTLGHTEADARKLIDETLATGKKFKDTESLLTAIYQRSK; translated from the coding sequence ATGATCGTTTCGATCGCGGGCACGCTCGTCCAGGTCGGCGAGATCAGTGTCATCATTCAAGCGGCCCCGTTTGATTACGAAGTCTACGTGGGTGACTACACGCGTCGCCAATTGCAAAATCAGATCGGCAAAGAAGTCCGGCTGCACACGTTGGATTACATCGAGGGAAACGCGCAGGGAGGTCGTTTGACGCCGCGGTTGATCGGTTTTTCGACCTTGCCCGAACGGCAATTCTTTGACCTTTTCTGCAGCGTGGACGGGGTCGGTGTGAAGAAGGCTTTGCGGGCGATGGTACGTCCGGTGAAAGAGCTGGCGGTATTGATCGAAGAGCAGGATGCGAAAACGTTGTCCGCGTTGCCCGGGATCGGTCCCGCCACCAGCGAAAAAATCATTGCCAAGCTCCGTCGCAAAATGCCTCGCTTCGCTTTGATGGTGGCTGGAAAAGAAGTCGCCGACGCGATGGAAGCCGAGTCGCCGATCGTTTCCGACACCTTCGACGCCTTGGTCACACTCGGCCACACCGAAGCCGACGCTCGCAAACTCATCGACGAAACGCTTGCAACAGGCAAGAAATTCAAAGACACCGAATCGCTGCTGACGGCCATTTACCAGCGATCCAAGTGA
- a CDS encoding thioredoxin fold domain-containing protein codes for MIIFITSEHCRFCDAMKQNTLCDASIRSRLAEGFVPIILRPDKNAKVLARIPVTTYPTTLLAHPRGKVIAHRVGYQPPDRFHELLGMAPRSPN; via the coding sequence ATGATCATCTTCATCACCTCCGAACACTGCCGTTTTTGCGACGCGATGAAGCAAAACACGCTTTGCGACGCCAGCATTCGGTCTCGGCTGGCGGAGGGATTCGTCCCGATCATCCTCCGACCCGATAAAAACGCCAAAGTCCTCGCAAGGATCCCGGTGACGACTTATCCGACGACTTTGTTAGCTCATCCGCGCGGAAAAGTGATCGCTCACCGAGTAGGCTATCAGCCGCCCGACCGGTTCCACGAACTGCTCGGGATGGCCCCTCGATCTCCAAACTAG
- a CDS encoding dihydrodipicolinate synthase family protein, which produces MNQRITGILTPNITPVDARGRVDEDTLRGYVDWLIERGVDGLYPNGSTGEFVRFTAEERRQIVRIVVDQAAGRVPVLAGAAEANVEETITACNAYGEMGVRAVAIVAPFYYPISSEGVHAYFAKIARESRVDVTLYNIPMFASPIEVDVVIRLAKEFPRIIGLKDSSGDLPNLMRMMAAIRPMRDDFSFLTGWDAALTPMLLAGADGGTNATSGVLPELTRAIHRACVAGDHSTAMRLQYLLLPLFDAMIGLGEFPEGFRAGARARGWDLGQGRVPLSDNQRAVAIETAQEIEALVRSAQSQLSGSEVTPENQVIPEDTVQEIARRVMSQLQQQ; this is translated from the coding sequence ATGAACCAACGCATCACCGGCATTTTGACACCCAATATCACGCCGGTTGATGCTCGTGGTCGCGTCGACGAAGACACTCTTCGTGGTTACGTCGATTGGTTGATCGAACGCGGCGTCGATGGCCTCTATCCCAACGGCAGCACCGGCGAATTTGTCCGCTTCACGGCGGAAGAACGTCGCCAGATTGTGCGAATCGTCGTCGACCAAGCCGCTGGCCGCGTTCCGGTGTTGGCCGGAGCCGCGGAAGCCAACGTGGAGGAGACCATCACGGCTTGTAACGCCTACGGTGAAATGGGTGTACGAGCGGTCGCCATCGTCGCACCGTTCTACTACCCGATCAGCAGCGAGGGCGTGCACGCTTACTTCGCGAAAATTGCTCGCGAATCTCGCGTTGACGTGACGCTCTACAACATTCCTATGTTTGCCTCGCCGATCGAGGTGGACGTGGTCATCCGGCTGGCGAAAGAGTTCCCACGCATCATTGGTCTCAAGGACAGTTCAGGCGACCTCCCCAACCTGATGCGAATGATGGCCGCGATCCGTCCCATGCGAGACGACTTCTCGTTCTTGACCGGATGGGACGCGGCGTTGACACCCATGTTGCTCGCCGGAGCGGACGGAGGCACCAATGCCACCAGCGGCGTTTTGCCGGAATTGACCCGGGCCATTCACCGAGCCTGTGTCGCGGGGGATCATTCGACGGCGATGCGGCTGCAATACCTGCTGTTGCCACTCTTTGATGCGATGATTGGTCTGGGGGAATTTCCCGAAGGTTTCCGTGCCGGGGCACGAGCTCGCGGTTGGGATCTTGGGCAAGGACGCGTGCCACTTTCTGACAATCAGCGAGCGGTTGCGATCGAAACCGCCCAAGAGATTGAAGCATTGGTGCGATCCGCTCAGTCACAATTGTCCGGCTCGGAAGTCACTCCTGAAAACCAAGTCATTCCTGAGGATACTGTCCAGGAAATTGCACGGCGGGTGATGAGCCAGCTTCAGCAGCAGTAG
- a CDS encoding GNAT family N-acetyltransferase, translating to MATIRPFRNSDLPGLFDVWMRHWESTGQVPPVSVSILERAVLSRTFFRPDSLLVAEHGGDVVGWCHQFSDDWQSPSPEMLGPDSKHDLESVPEVDAVPTSLVAAICFAGEAGLAMCDALLTETMKQAADAGVKRMCVGPVRDARNGYGGLPPIGHGLGIPVTDARVASLLSRHGFHVARSLVRMVVNTSTYRPPMNREFLKLRRSTRIDRLPLLPLNNRTAVAMSHFDMERNVLMDHQSNGELAAIDLWVGDPEGHVMDGARSILSLRLMHPVELNGFPAPQPKKGFVTSMAERELSTHEQFLVASIIQSLANRQIFTVETAIDANAVKLKDQFLYLNFQEHEQGRQWERDL from the coding sequence ATGGCGACCATCCGTCCCTTCCGAAATTCTGATCTCCCCGGATTGTTTGACGTTTGGATGCGTCACTGGGAATCCACCGGCCAAGTACCACCGGTCAGCGTTTCGATTTTGGAACGAGCCGTTCTGTCCCGAACGTTTTTTCGTCCCGACAGTTTGCTGGTGGCAGAGCATGGTGGCGATGTCGTTGGATGGTGCCACCAATTTTCTGACGATTGGCAATCGCCTTCACCTGAGATGCTGGGGCCTGATTCGAAACATGATTTGGAGTCGGTCCCGGAGGTCGACGCGGTTCCCACCAGCCTCGTTGCAGCGATTTGTTTCGCGGGCGAAGCCGGACTGGCGATGTGCGACGCGTTGCTCACGGAAACGATGAAGCAAGCTGCGGATGCGGGTGTCAAACGCATGTGCGTCGGCCCCGTTCGAGATGCCCGCAATGGATACGGTGGCTTGCCGCCCATCGGCCACGGTTTGGGAATTCCGGTCACTGACGCTCGAGTTGCGTCGCTACTTTCTCGACATGGTTTTCATGTCGCTCGCAGTTTGGTGCGGATGGTCGTCAACACGTCGACCTATCGTCCGCCCATGAACCGAGAGTTTTTGAAACTGCGTCGGTCCACGCGGATCGATCGTTTACCGTTGCTTCCGCTGAACAACCGCACCGCGGTCGCGATGAGCCATTTCGACATGGAACGCAATGTTTTGATGGACCATCAAAGCAACGGAGAGCTTGCCGCGATCGATTTGTGGGTCGGCGACCCAGAAGGTCACGTGATGGATGGTGCCCGGTCCATCTTGTCGCTGCGGTTGATGCATCCAGTGGAGCTCAACGGTTTCCCTGCCCCACAACCTAAAAAGGGGTTTGTCACATCGATGGCGGAACGAGAACTTTCCACCCACGAGCAATTCTTGGTCGCCTCGATCATTCAGTCGCTCGCGAACCGCCAGATCTTCACCGTGGAAACCGCGATCGACGCCAACGCCGTGAAGCTCAAGGACCAGTTCCTCTACCTCAACTTCCAAGAACACGAACAAGGCCGTCAGTGGGAGCGAGATCTCTGA
- a CDS encoding DUF1559 family PulG-like putative transporter: MSWIEVIVVVLIVFVLLALSIPFVRNMRELTRRSNCEQNLVRLAMAIQAYSTDNDHLPSGTATFNATFLEWPEAGSELAGTPTAEIEISSEPDGYHHSWSIAVLPHLDQIGLFQSVDQDASIYAESNRLIRETTVPVFRCPADDSTLMHSSYAGLHDSTDTPIGSLDDGLLFANSWVSKDGVIDGLSTTILLGEKRSSPDGLGWTSGTRATLRNAGEAINADETISGLGSLHFGGANVAKGDGSVTFLSQTIDQTIYRAMVKRNDKQTMPPTAPSE; encoded by the coding sequence GTGTCATGGATAGAAGTAATCGTGGTCGTGCTGATTGTGTTCGTCTTGCTGGCACTATCGATCCCTTTCGTTCGCAACATGCGAGAGCTCACGCGGCGCAGCAATTGCGAACAAAACCTGGTGCGATTGGCGATGGCGATTCAGGCCTACAGCACGGACAACGATCACCTGCCCAGCGGAACGGCAACGTTCAACGCGACGTTCCTTGAGTGGCCAGAGGCTGGATCAGAGTTAGCCGGCACACCGACCGCCGAAATTGAGATCTCCAGTGAACCAGATGGTTATCACCACAGTTGGTCGATCGCCGTGCTACCGCATCTCGACCAAATTGGACTGTTTCAAAGCGTTGATCAAGACGCCAGCATCTACGCCGAATCCAATCGGCTGATTCGCGAAACCACGGTGCCCGTGTTCCGATGTCCCGCTGACGATTCCACCTTGATGCACAGCAGCTATGCAGGGCTACATGATTCCACGGACACCCCAATCGGATCGCTGGACGACGGTCTGTTGTTCGCCAACAGTTGGGTTTCGAAAGATGGGGTGATCGACGGACTTTCAACGACCATCCTGCTAGGTGAGAAACGCTCGTCGCCCGACGGCTTGGGCTGGACAAGTGGAACCCGAGCCACGCTACGAAATGCCGGCGAAGCAATCAACGCCGACGAGACCATCAGCGGACTGGGTAGCCTGCACTTCGGCGGAGCCAACGTTGCCAAAGGAGACGGCAGCGTCACCTTCCTCTCACAAACCATCGACCAAACGATCTATCGAGCCATGGTCAAGCGAAACGACAAACAAACCATGCCTCCAACCGCCCCAAGCGAATGA
- a CDS encoding tetratricopeptide repeat protein has translation MEIVSIQAKHYWTCLWPGMSELWWRGRLSALPSAIAFAVVVNSLLIAKFIYPGWISGALVMLACWILFAAWVVLTIRSIRELPLLLTPRQVSEQPDRFAEAQAAYLTGNYAQAEEALTAGLSIEPRDPPALLMLAAVLRHTGRLNAAEVLLNEIPKLDSAKAWMLEWESERARLERDLDEREAGQDDEAELETADQAEQAAESLPVEPSTESTVEPANQESSEPAVERSEIEPTASDQAFQELAEPDRKNDWSDHRDAA, from the coding sequence ATGGAAATCGTGTCGATCCAAGCGAAACATTATTGGACGTGCCTGTGGCCGGGGATGTCGGAATTGTGGTGGCGTGGACGACTCTCAGCCTTGCCATCGGCGATCGCTTTCGCCGTCGTCGTCAATTCATTGCTGATCGCGAAATTCATCTATCCCGGTTGGATTTCCGGAGCGCTGGTGATGCTGGCATGCTGGATCCTATTCGCCGCCTGGGTGGTGCTGACGATCCGCTCGATTCGCGAATTGCCTCTGTTGCTGACGCCACGCCAAGTCAGCGAGCAACCGGATCGTTTCGCGGAAGCTCAAGCCGCCTATTTAACGGGCAATTACGCCCAGGCAGAAGAGGCGTTGACAGCAGGATTGTCGATTGAACCTCGGGACCCGCCCGCTTTGTTGATGCTCGCCGCCGTGTTGCGTCACACCGGACGATTGAACGCCGCTGAAGTTCTGCTCAACGAGATCCCCAAATTGGATTCCGCGAAAGCGTGGATGCTGGAATGGGAAAGCGAACGAGCCCGATTGGAACGTGACCTGGACGAACGCGAAGCCGGCCAGGACGACGAGGCCGAATTAGAAACTGCGGACCAGGCCGAGCAAGCTGCCGAGTCTTTGCCTGTCGAACCCTCCACTGAATCCACGGTCGAACCCGCGAACCAAGAGAGCAGCGAACCAGCGGTGGAACGCTCAGAAATCGAACCAACAGCGAGTGACCAAGCGTTCCAAGAACTTGCCGAGCCCGATCGAAAAAACGATTGGTCCGACCACCGCGACGCCGCCTAG
- a CDS encoding AEC family transporter: MTAEAFAIIVSSVLGVFLVMGIGALCRVQHWLTHQADVSLAKLTAKVLLPCLFLDRILGDPTLSSLGDAWLPPTLGFSITTFGFVAAWYVAKTIGPFVGLKTDPQQRAFALCAGICNYGYIPLPLAQITYPNAEVEMILHNVGVDLSLWSVGVAIVTGSGKVKPNQPLSLWRKNWERIRPVATSAPLIAVVVALTIRSLGIETYIPKSAMRSVGLLAASSIPLGLLLSGAILVDFLRAADWSGSAPVIGLAVGFRQLFMPIVMLGIAGITISSTDLKQVLLLEAAMPSAVFPIVLTRLYEGDTATALRVVLSTSLLGIVLIPVWMAIGAWWLAV; encoded by the coding sequence ATGACCGCCGAAGCCTTCGCGATCATCGTCAGCAGTGTGCTGGGTGTGTTCCTGGTGATGGGCATTGGTGCGCTCTGTCGTGTGCAGCACTGGCTGACGCATCAAGCCGACGTGTCGCTGGCGAAGTTAACAGCCAAGGTGTTGCTGCCTTGTTTGTTCTTGGATCGCATCTTGGGCGACCCCACGCTCAGCTCGCTCGGTGACGCTTGGTTGCCGCCGACGCTTGGGTTTTCGATCACCACCTTCGGATTCGTTGCCGCCTGGTACGTTGCCAAGACGATCGGTCCATTTGTGGGGCTAAAGACGGACCCGCAGCAACGTGCGTTCGCGCTGTGTGCGGGGATTTGCAACTATGGATACATCCCGTTGCCTTTGGCACAAATCACATATCCCAACGCGGAAGTCGAGATGATCCTGCACAATGTCGGAGTCGACTTGTCGCTGTGGAGCGTCGGTGTGGCGATCGTCACTGGCAGTGGGAAGGTCAAGCCAAATCAACCGCTTTCGTTGTGGCGAAAGAACTGGGAACGAATTCGCCCCGTGGCGACGAGTGCGCCTCTGATTGCCGTCGTCGTTGCGTTGACGATTCGTTCGCTGGGCATCGAAACCTACATTCCGAAATCGGCGATGCGTTCGGTTGGCTTGCTGGCCGCCAGTTCCATCCCGCTGGGGTTGTTGCTGAGTGGAGCGATCTTGGTGGACTTTTTGCGAGCCGCCGATTGGTCCGGCTCGGCACCCGTGATTGGTTTGGCGGTTGGTTTTCGTCAGCTCTTCATGCCCATTGTGATGCTGGGCATCGCGGGGATTACGATCAGCAGCACCGATCTGAAGCAAGTCTTGCTGTTGGAAGCCGCGATGCCATCCGCCGTCTTCCCAATCGTACTGACGCGGCTCTATGAAGGCGACACGGCCACGGCGTTGCGAGTCGTTTTGTCGACTTCGCTTTTGGGGATCGTCTTGATTCCCGTGTGGATGGCGATCGGTGCTTGGTGGTTGGCGGTCTAG
- the lptE gene encoding LPS assembly lipoprotein LptE: MQNALWRHLLCWVGVCLLSGCAPYQLGNTALFPQNIRTVHVPIIRNATFREDLGVRLTEAVIKEIELRTPYKATADPLADTVLRCEVVNETKRVLTENDADYVRALDAAIQVRASWSDRQGRLLMKNSIVPTDDLTILFSQDERFVPEAGQSIDTATQKAIEDLANRIVSQMEARW; this comes from the coding sequence CTGCAGAACGCTCTTTGGCGTCACCTGCTGTGTTGGGTCGGCGTTTGCCTACTCAGTGGTTGTGCGCCTTATCAACTTGGCAACACGGCTTTGTTTCCGCAGAACATTCGCACGGTTCACGTTCCTATCATTCGCAACGCAACGTTTCGCGAAGACTTGGGTGTGCGACTCACGGAAGCGGTCATCAAAGAAATTGAACTGCGAACGCCATACAAAGCCACCGCTGACCCGCTCGCCGACACCGTGCTTCGTTGCGAAGTTGTCAACGAAACGAAACGGGTGTTGACCGAAAATGATGCGGACTACGTGCGTGCATTGGACGCCGCCATCCAAGTTCGCGCATCATGGTCGGATCGCCAAGGACGCTTGCTGATGAAGAACTCCATCGTTCCCACCGATGATTTGACGATCCTCTTCAGCCAAGACGAGCGTTTTGTTCCTGAGGCCGGCCAATCAATCGACACGGCAACGCAGAAGGCAATCGAAGACCTCGCCAACCGCATCGTCAGCCAAATGGAAGCTCGTTGGTAG
- a CDS encoding tetratricopeptide repeat protein, whose protein sequence is MTSCRTLLLVLFVGVVPWPGTQTLHAQTGFWDSTKDTTDRALRYLTMREQPDAERARELYQEGDQLFRSAAARMNQTQRDGETEGSEKKDFAKAAKLFARAADAQPESALAQDAMFMQAESLFFSDQLPDAADVYERLNKEFPNNRHVDQAAARAFSISQYWIDTEKATSDDWFKLNLFDASRPRLDTEGHAVRVLDQIRYDNPTGRLADDATMAAAVEYMRQGEFEMADEFLTDLRETFPESDHFFNAHLMGIRCKLEVFAGPKYSGLMLEEADKLVRQTRERFPDRLQDPETSEMVARAAAEVAFRRAEKLNDRAIYREKRSEYGAARVHYQKILRDYPSTPFADRARERLEAISSYPDVPAERMTATLLKRAFPDSRRSPPLETKFNSPSGKKNESIYR, encoded by the coding sequence GTGACGTCCTGCCGCACGCTTTTACTCGTTTTGTTTGTCGGTGTCGTTCCTTGGCCGGGAACTCAAACGCTGCACGCTCAAACCGGTTTTTGGGATTCCACCAAAGACACCACCGATCGAGCGTTGCGATACCTGACCATGCGGGAGCAACCCGATGCGGAACGAGCACGCGAGCTGTATCAAGAAGGGGACCAATTGTTTCGCTCCGCAGCCGCGCGAATGAATCAAACCCAACGCGACGGCGAGACCGAAGGATCCGAAAAGAAAGACTTTGCCAAAGCCGCGAAGTTGTTTGCCCGTGCCGCCGACGCGCAACCCGAATCCGCGTTGGCACAAGACGCGATGTTCATGCAAGCGGAGAGTTTGTTCTTCTCGGACCAATTGCCCGATGCCGCGGACGTTTACGAACGACTGAACAAAGAGTTCCCCAACAACCGCCACGTCGACCAAGCTGCCGCACGTGCCTTTTCGATCTCGCAGTACTGGATCGACACCGAAAAAGCGACCTCGGACGATTGGTTCAAGCTGAACCTGTTTGACGCCAGCCGCCCACGGTTGGACACCGAAGGACACGCGGTGCGAGTGTTGGACCAAATCCGATACGACAATCCAACCGGACGCTTAGCGGACGATGCCACCATGGCCGCCGCGGTGGAATACATGCGTCAGGGCGAATTCGAAATGGCCGATGAATTCCTGACTGACTTGCGAGAAACCTTCCCCGAAAGCGACCACTTTTTCAACGCTCACTTGATGGGCATTCGCTGCAAGCTCGAAGTCTTTGCCGGGCCGAAGTACAGCGGTCTGATGCTGGAAGAAGCTGACAAGCTGGTTCGCCAAACTCGCGAACGCTTTCCCGATCGCCTGCAGGATCCAGAGACATCTGAAATGGTCGCACGTGCGGCCGCGGAAGTCGCTTTCCGTCGGGCAGAAAAGCTGAACGACCGCGCGATCTACCGTGAGAAGCGGTCCGAATACGGCGCGGCTCGAGTTCACTATCAAAAGATCTTGCGAGACTACCCCAGCACACCGTTTGCCGACCGAGCCCGTGAACGCCTGGAAGCGATCTCGTCTTATCCCGATGTCCCCGCTGAACGAATGACCGCAACGCTGCTGAAGCGAGCTTTCCCGGACAGCCGCCGTTCGCCGCCGCTGGAAACCAAGTTCAACTCGCCATCCGGTAAGAAAAACGAGTCGATCTACCGATGA
- the recO gene encoding DNA repair protein RecO yields the protein MANHSTTAIVLRTVEFSETSLIVTLLTKDLGRISALAKGARRLKGPFEGSLDLLSVCSISLIDKPGDALDLLTESKLRRRFRGAQRSLERLHAGYYIAEMLRLMIDDDDPHRELFDMTLAAMGMIDGDGPVAKTLLAFDAQCLRLLGHAPSTQQCTVCGRVVQRQRRRASFSLIGGGVVCETCRPSQTHLMTASWEALDALRVLASDPGIENADDSSADVETDSRPKRFPLASLFPPLSAEAYGDLRGLLNRTLEALIGHTPRMQPFLPDKLPG from the coding sequence ATGGCAAATCATTCGACCACCGCAATCGTTCTGCGAACGGTGGAGTTCAGCGAAACGAGTCTCATCGTCACGTTGCTCACGAAAGACCTGGGCCGAATTTCGGCTTTGGCCAAAGGAGCCCGGCGTTTGAAGGGGCCGTTTGAAGGGTCGCTGGATCTGTTGTCGGTGTGTTCGATTTCTTTGATCGACAAACCAGGCGATGCGCTGGACCTGTTGACGGAATCCAAACTTCGCCGCCGTTTTCGCGGAGCACAGCGTTCCTTGGAACGACTGCACGCTGGGTACTACATCGCGGAAATGCTGCGTCTGATGATCGATGATGACGATCCGCACCGCGAATTGTTCGACATGACGCTCGCGGCGATGGGGATGATCGATGGCGATGGCCCCGTTGCGAAAACATTGCTGGCGTTTGACGCGCAGTGTTTGCGTTTGCTCGGGCATGCACCCTCGACGCAGCAGTGCACCGTGTGCGGCCGAGTGGTTCAGCGGCAGCGACGGCGGGCCTCGTTCTCGTTGATCGGCGGCGGCGTGGTGTGTGAAACTTGCCGGCCGTCGCAAACGCACTTGATGACCGCGAGCTGGGAAGCCCTCGACGCATTGCGAGTTTTGGCCAGCGACCCCGGAATCGAAAACGCGGATGACTCTTCCGCTGATGTCGAAACCGATTCCCGGCCGAAACGGTTTCCGCTCGCGTCGTTGTTTCCTCCTTTGAGTGCGGAGGCTTACGGGGACCTGCGGGGGTTGCTCAATCGCACCTTGGAAGCGCTGATCGGCCACACGCCGCGAATGCAACCGTTCCTGCCCGACAAACTTCCCGGTTAG